The DNA region GCAGAAGCCGAGACCGAGACCGAGCGCTCCGCTCCGGTCGTCGAATGGGCGACGACGCGTGCGGCAGGAAGAAGACGGAAGCCGTGACCGAGATTGGAATTATGCCACGGGATTATGTCCAAAAATAGGGCTTCGTCAATTTGAactaaatcaattttttttcttcttccagaTAAAAAATATCTGATCCATACAAACAGAGATATGGAGAAAGGGATTTCTTTTCAAATCCATATctctctgatttttttcttaaaaaaaagtttttcttATTGAAAGACggattgtcatttatttttagataaaaaatcGTGACATATTAGTTATACCACTCTCACTATCCCCATATATTCTATATGAGTATGTAATATATGATTCGTCTATTTCTTACAGTACAACagattaatataatttttttttctatttaaaaaCAATATGCCATACACCTATTAGGATTGTAGCTCAATTGATCATAACACCGTCATGCCAAGCGAAGCTACAGTTTCAAGCCCCTTTAGTTCCGAACTAGGATTTAACGAATGAATGAATAAATTTATCATTTCTTTTCTTCAGAAAAAATTTCTTTGAAACAAAGGGGGACAAGAGGCAACATCAAATATGTCCGAGCACCTTTACttcactttttttattttgcatttctCATTTAAAAGAGAGCAGTATAGGAATTTTTTTCACTACTTTCGATTCACATTTCTCAGTAAAAAGATTGATTAATCATTCATAACAAATCTAACCTTGGTTCGTTAGAACCATATTAACCTATACCCAGAACTTccataaagaaaaaaatggagCCGCTTGCAGTATACAAATTAAAGTTGGTACATGAATACTGACGTCTTCCCCCTCACATGGATAAAAgtaaataaatattaattaattcTAACTCCCACGTGATAAAAAAGTAAAAGGTCCCGTgaaaaaaataatcatatttGATCGCTATACATTGCTAGCATTAGGAAATAAAATAATTGTGAATTCTAGGTAATTAACCAAGCCGCTAAAGTAGCTAAAGTAGTGATAaattctgtaaaaaaaaaagatcctaATGAAATTCCATTGAATACTAATCTCCCGTAAAAATCGAAAGCATCTATCCATTTAGAATCCTCGTTTAATTATATTCAAGAATCCTTCAATTGAAAATGATAACAGAATGCATAAGTTATTAGAAGGAATTCTAATTAACAAATAGATATAGTATACCCACCTAATGATTTTGTTTCCTTTAtgaggtaattttttttaatgaacttGCAAATATCGAGAAAACAACAAGTATAGTTAACCAAAGAAAATAACTCATCATAAAGTAATAAAGACAAGATACGTCTTGACAAAAAAGTCTATGCTCAATTATTTTGAACACGAGCTTCTTTAGTAAAAAGGAATTAGACATTCAagtggagttttttttaacatatcaAGACTATAGAACTAGACCGTGGGTTGTTTCGGGCCCTAAATAAACGGCggattcgcatatcttatagCCCACACAATCTCCAGATCTCAATGGAAAAACAATTTGCTTGGTTTTACATCCATCTTAAGGTATTATTTTTAATACACATGTTGGACAAGTTCATACACATTGAGTGCATCATATACATGTATCATAAATTTTTACAAAATATGATATTGGATataaatttttcttttcaacataAATATTTAGTACTATCTAAGTTAAATGTACTGTAGACATTAGACGAAGCAATGGTTTATCCAAACTTAAACAAATAATTCTTAATCTGTTTGTGAGAAAACGTGAAAAGAGCCAAAAAAAACTTGAATTTAAGGCCTCAACAGTCATAATTATACAATCCGTGATGAGCCAACCCATTTCTTGAGCGATCGAGCTGCTAACTATGGACCAGGTCTGTGCATTAGCTAATTGATCCctaaatgcaatgcaatgcaatgcgtGCATGCGCCAGTTCAGTTCTAATggattttaattaattaatatttatgGTTGTAGCTAatgcttaaaaaaaatataagtataATGATCGATTATTTCTTTGTTACCACTGTAGTCAGTACAAACaattaaaataaacatatatgcaGGGATCAACGAGATGACACATTCAGCATGGAATTGAAAGACACACGTCACGTGCCATGTGGCCTTGTAGTAATTGTAAGTTGCAGTCCATGGCCATACAGCAATACAGTCCAGTCAACAGCCTACTTAAATTGACTATATTGACAGGTCAATGTTAAGCTAGCTACTTAGTACTATGAATATCTCATCTCTCTGTCAACCAAGCCCGAATGAGCTAGCTGGTTGGATGCATACAGCCAAATACAAGCAAGTTTATCGTTCATAAAAACCAAACTGTGCTACAGAATTAGTATTAATTAATGATCAATTATATATAGGATCGTTCACACTCACGTGTTGCAATTCCAGTATGGTGTTGTCCCGAGTGGTGTCAGGTCTCCGATGGACCTAGAGTAAAAACTTGAGATCTTGCTTGACACTGACGTCTACCGATGTATCACGCTAGTGCCTGTCACTGAAACACGCCCATTCTCTTGTGTAGCTCCAATGCTACCCAAGTAGCTAGGGAAGCTGTCGCACCTTTTTATAGGGGGGTTTGCCATAATACATATTTTTGACAAATAGTACCACTTAAATATAATCCATGtaattcttcttttctttagtggttatttaaaaaaataataaactaaTGCAACTTACAATTCAACTTGCAAAGCACAAGTAGCACTTGCTATGTATTGGAAACTTCACTAATTACTTCATTTcattttattaatttagcaGTGGATTATTGACCTACATGTACACAGATCAATGCAAGTCGACATGGGTTTGTAGACACGTGGTTTATTTCAGTTGTCTATCTATCCTATTGAATACTTATCTATTTATTGATTTTCCTCATCTACCCTATGATTCTTTATACCTACCTCTCTAGCACGTTTTTCAATGTAAACGAACGGTTCTGATAAGCCATGTGTACGCAAGGGCTAGTGAAAATCTCGCATTCCACGTACACACTATGATATAATAGCTTTGCTATTCTTTAGACACTTGAAACCAACCGATCTTCCGACATTAATCCATTCCGACTCGCTGTTGTTATTTTCCTCTCCCAGTATAGGCTTCAAATTTAACTTTATTTGTGGTGACTAAAAGATCTTTCTCACgtcaattttttctttatctCGTAGCTTTACCCAACATGTGTTTTATAGTATATATGaaacataatatatatacaatgCGAATTGCTAGACTCCTCCCCATACTACATTGGATCTTATATTTTCTTAGAATATACTAGAGATAGTTTTGTCATGGCAATATGCCATCATCTAGTAGATAAATATTTGTAGGAAAATTTATAGGTACATGATATTTGTAAGATAGTATGTAAGGACTCTCGCGGAAGAAAAATAAGGTATAGCTAGGAGCTTTGACAAGTGACAAGTATTTCATAGCCTCGTCCAATAGAAAAGcttttcataacttttttatgccTATAAGAAGGTGGCGAGGGTTACACGGGGTGGAGGAGAGCGTGAAGATTGTAATCTTTAGTTTGTATTAAATAGCTAATATATTTAGTACTTATTCAGtcataaatatttgatattttgaaCAATATCTGGTCAAATATTGAAAATGTTTATATGAGACACATAGAAATCATATGTGTTTTAATCATTTTTTAGTAGTTTGTGTATAAAATCTAAGAAATTATaagattatgaaagtatttttgaaGACAGACTATGTAAAATCTAAATGTTATGTATTTTTGACTGAAGAGAGTAATATAGATCAACTCCCCCGTCATATGTTAGTTTTAGTTATAGATCCGTCACTGTTAGGGTTCCTTATCGATTCAAGTTCGGATGGGATTGAGATATGTCTCTCTCCAGCACATGGCAGATCGGTAGCAGCAGAGGGGTGGAAGAGGGAAAGAAATTCTGTGAGACCGGGTCTCACAGAAAGACCCTcatctctgcgtgaaccctcATCTCTGCGTGACACGTGTCCTGTACTTCCCTCACATATATTCAATCAGACCGTTGGATCCAGAACGAACGGTGTAGATCAGGGTCTCACAAAGACCTTTCTGCACAGggtctcatataattttcttccaTGGAAGAGGGCTGCAGCGGTGGAATGGAAGGAGGGTTGGCTGGATCTAAGCGGTGcggagggaaggagaggaggctTCGGGGCTACTTGTCTGCCTACCTGTGGTCTCTATCAACTCGGATTGTCTACACCACACGCAACAGGAGCAGCTGTAGTAATAGTGTGGCCCCGCTCCAGCACCAAGTCCAGCTTCAACTCCAGCTTGCAAATATGGGGGAGAGGGATGTATATTGTACTCTCTAACAAAGTACTCTACTTGCATAATTTATAATAGTATTTGTTGAAGAATTATTTGTTTGAAATGGTATTTTTATTAAAGTGCCATGAATCTAATTGTCCTTTTCTTCGTCTTTTCGCGTTGTTTCTTGGCTCGTGATTTTATCATGCTGCTGATTGATACTCTAAAATGAGTTAGAGGCCGACTACTACAACCTAGTTGAGCGCGATTGTATCCAATCATACACCTATGTCTTTTCTATATGATTGGATCCATCTCATTGACAAGACAGAATATTGTTTACTGTGTTGCTTAGAGTAAAAAACCAAGGCAAGAAGACGGGGTCATAGGTGGATGTCGGCACCGCACCAGAGTTCCAGAAGTCCACACCAATACATACATAAAGGATAGGATGATGCGAGACATTTTTTGGCCTCTCCTTGTTGGCATCGCTCCTTAACAAATACTCTACTAAGGAGCCCATTACCCACTTGCCTTACCAAATaccaaagaaaagaagaattctCACAACACCATACACATTTGAATCACCAGTCTACTCAACAAGCTGAGTAAAGTGACTAAGAAAAAACGaaccaaatcaaatcaaatcactAGTGGTTTCCAGTCTCACTTCATCAACAACGGCTTCACAGTTTGTTGAGGAGTCATGCCCAGCGCCTTGAGGATGAACGCATAGGTAAAGGCATCTTCCTGTAATTTCTCGAATCTGCAGCCCCCCACCCCAAAACAAAAAATGAAGCAAGTGCTATCTATGTTACTCCTTTGGTCATCATGCATACTAGTAGTAATAAATAATCTGAGCGAAGGAGAGTTTAGTTCAGTACCTTCCCGACTTGGAGAAATGTCCGGCACCCAATTCacatttgagcaatacaagGTTGTCGTCCGTTTTCAGTTCCCTTAGCTTTGCCACATATTTAGCAGGTTCAGAGTACATCACGCGGGGATCTAATTCATTCATTATCACCAATCAGTCAGCTACCTATGTTCATAAACCATAGTCAATATCAGCAACTCAGGACCACCTACCATTTAAGCCAGCAGTGACAAGAATGTTGGGATACTCTTGTGCTGTCACCTGTCACATGACATggcaaaacaaacaaacaaacatcaCAGGCGCACTTGCAGTCAATATAAACATCACGTCGTAGAAATAACGGAAACACATAGCAAGATGAAGACACTTCCTAGTATAACAGGTTGACAGGTTTTATTCCAACATTGCAAATAATTCCATTCTAGAATCACAATACCTATCCATGCATTCACGGGTCTAGACCAATAATAAAGGGAACAACCGCCAGTGTCATGAAATATACTTCAACACAAAAATATCCACCAAAAGTAAACATCATCCTATCCTAGATTGTTAGATATGTGAAGCAAGACACAGACATCAGCACTTACATTGTCAACAGGAGAATATGATTTCATATAATAGTAGTATTCTTCTTTTCTTGGATCACCCCACTCCTGAACCAAGGATAAAAAAACATGAACTGATGATAATCCAAACAAGTAGATAACTAAAATAAACAAGTATACAGCTCGTCTGTTGCAATTGTCGTAATACAAGTTCCGAAACATCCCTATCGTGCAAGCACCAACTATTCCATTCCTATTTTCAGGCAAAATTGTTCTCAAAAAGTCATATTTTCAGGCATAACGAAATAAACAACTGATTCAAACAACTAAAAGCGTTCAAACTATAAAGAGACCAAAGAACATTGCCAGAAAGGGCACACATCTCCACATCTAATTTGTGCTAATGATAATATGGCAATATGATAGTGAAACatggaaaggaaaaagaacataAAAAGCATCTGAACTGAAGAGGAAATGGATACCTCCCATTCAGCTGTTGTCAATGGGATAGTTGGATCAAGCATAGTTGTGACAACATCAACAAAAGGGACCCCAGAAACAGCTGCCCTGAACAAGTCAGGCCTCATATTTAGGACAGCACCCATCAATAGGCCACCCGCACTTCTGCCATTGATGCAAAGCTTTTCCTTGGAACAGTATTTGTTTTTTATCAAGTGCTCGGCACAAGCAATGAAATCAGTGaaagtgtttttcttcttcaatAGCTTCCCATCCTCATACCATTTCCGGCCCATTTCACCACCACCACGAATATGAGCTATCACATATATAAAACCCCTATCTACCAGAGAGAATCTTGATCCCCTGAAACTCGGATCTATGCATATCTGTTACCATAAGAACAAACAAAACAAGGGCACAGTTAGTACAATAACATTCTGTTATACTTCTTGCTGAAAGGGTGAAACCTAGAATCATTTGATAGTCTCAGTGCCAAGTTACCACATTTTATTAGTTGCTACCTGCTAGACATTGCTGAGAGACAAGATTCTGATCCCACCTTTTGCTGGTGGTTCATTTCTGGGTCCTAAGTCCTAACTCCTAACAAGGAAACTTTATGGTAATAATTTTGTAAGTATTTCATTCTGCCAGGAAACACTAGGATAACTGAACGCTCAAGAGGCTGTTGTCACTTCAAAATGATGGTATGAATAAGAGCAAGTGAAAACATAACGCCGCGTTagcaaattaaaaaatacaGTTTGTACATGCTGTATATATAAACAAGAAATACATAAGCATTCCAAATGAATCATTTGCATCCCTAGATGAACCACAGATGTTGACATGAACTACATGCCAGTCTACAAAGTTGTTCAATGCATTCATAATGGCAGAAACACTTTCttttaacaaaataaaaaacacaatGTACCTCATAGGAGCCATAGCCATATAGCAGCATAGGGTCTGAGCCATCAAGCTTCACAAGGTCTTTTCTGTATAGAATTGACATGGGGATCTGGGTGCCATCAGCAGCAACAGCCCATTTCCTTTCTGTTACATAATTTGACGCATCAAATCCACCTAAAACCTAGGAACATTTAAAGATCAAATCACCAGGGGCTTGTAAAAGTAATTAAAAGGACATTGATACTGATCAGAATACCAAACACTAATAAAAAAACAGTGCAACCAACAGCTTACAGTATCAATCTTCTTCAGCACAGACACTCCTGAATCCATATCATAGTCGAAAACAGAGGGCGGGGTCCTCATCGAGCTATAATGAAATCGAAGAACAGATGAATGGAACTGTGACTCCTCGGGGTCCACAGCATATGTTGGATCAATAAAATCAATTGTTCGACCATCCTGAAGTTGTCCAATTGACTCTCCAATAGCTGGTAGCTGATATACAGTTACTTTGGGTAGGCCATTCTCGCGCTCATATACAGCAATATGATTCTCAAAGAGCTGGAAGTCCTGTATTTTCACACTGAAGGGAGTTCAAGTTTTGATGCAAACGTGCTGTGTATGTACTTTTGTTGTCAATGGGCAATGCAGCTCTAACAAATGTCAAACAATGCCTCCATTGACAAGAAAAGCAAAGCACAATCAACTAAGTTTGTAAACATGTAAAGTGCAGGTTGAATTACTTAACTAGTAGGTGCATGAAATTTTCTGTTAGATGCAGTTTCAGTGAACCCTATTATATCAAGGGAGAGTATCAAGCTTCTTACATAATCCTAGCTCTGAATAACAAAACCTAGGAAGCAGTGGTAACTAATTTAAACCTTTGACAGCCATCCTATCAGAGATTTGATTCCTACAATGGACCCATAGTCCATAGCTAAATTTGCTATTCGTAAAGCCAATTAAATGTAAATTCCTTTGCTCCCATTCCTTTGTAATCTTACAGCTGAAGCCAGACAAATTAGAAGCACAATGTAACAAGCAAATAGAAACTGCCTGGTACCCACAAGTGTGAAAATCCATGCTCCAGCTGGCAACACGTAATTTCGATCAATAACAAACAATGCTAGTACAGGAATGCGCCTTTTTCCTACTTTTCTCTCGTCATAGAATTTTCAAAGAGGAAAAGGCCTATGTTGCAGCTGCAAAGTATCTCCAGGGTTCCAATATACGTACAGAAAATGTAATTTTATCCAAGAAGAAGATTGAGACTTGTGCTACCAAATGTTTATGAAAGGGTTGACAAATGATTTTGTTATCAAGTCGAAGTCAACAAACGATAGTATTACAACAATATAAATGAAATCAATTAGAAGATGTTGTTCCACAAAAATTGATACTGGGTGCATGAAATATCAACTGTAAGAATGATATCTGAAACTTGCATAACAATAACGTAAGTACCTTTCTCTATGTGGTAGGAGTACAGTGGTCTCAGCTACATTATCCAATGGGCAAGCAACCAGTTCTGAGTTGTAGATTTTGTCACTTCGCCTCTTAATAAAGAAATGATTTCCACGATGACTAGCCGTTGTATCAATGCCATATACACGAGGTGTCAAAACCACAAGGTCCTTGTTCTGTTTGGATGTGTCCAGACAGTATATAAAGCTTGTATTTTTGCTTCCAGATTCAACAAATAAATATTGCTTGCTTTCCGAGGCTTGGAGACCAAGAGAAAATGTGTCATCTTTCTCAAGATAAAGACAAGTGTCACTTGATTGATCAGACCCTAACTTGTGTAGCCATACCTGCAAATGCCCGTAAAAGAAAGGCAAGGTCAATATAGTTATCATAAACACTGCCCAAAAGATTGCCGGCCGTTGATGCTAGCACTAAAACTTGGGTACTGCAATATCCAATAACATAACATCTacatacaagaaaaataactgaAACATCTTAACAAGTCATTGGTATTTTCTTTGAACAGCAAAGCAAAGGTATTGCATTACACAGCTAGCAGGAAACAACAGCAGAAACAGACTTGAGCACTTGACTATACTGTAAGTTTGTAATCAAGTAAACTACATTAGCCATTGAACTGTCAGCAACAAGCATTAACGTCCACATACAAATGAAAATTCTCAAAGCAACAAGCATTACCCTCAACATACAAATGAAAAATCTCAAAGCAACAAGTTTCATGTTTGACCTCATTTCCCTGGTAACGAAAAACAGATATTACTACTGTAAGTTACAATCAAGCAGATTACATTAACAATTGAATTGTGGGCAACAAGCATCATCGTCAGCATACAAATGGAAATCCTCAAGGAAATAATAAGTTTCATGTCTGACCTAATTTCACCTGTATTGACAAAAAAGTATGGAAGCTCtttcattttttaaaataaaagcaATAAACAATACTTGGCACATAGGGAACAGCACCAGTCACAGTACTGCACTGTTAAACTTGAGAGTTTGGGAGCAATGATGACTTAGGCCAACTGTTCTACAGAAGTCACAAAACGAGACACATCTCATGTAGGAGAAGGAAGGACTGGCATACTTTATCTGGCCTAAGAATGTTATCCATTGTTATGTAAACAAGGTGGTCATCACCAGCCCACTCAATGCTAGAAGTAATTCCTTTAAGTGGTTGCCCAACAGATTCTCCACTCCCCGCATCCATGACATGAACAGTGTAAATTTCATCACCTTTAGTGTCTTCTGCGTAAGCAACTAGCTTATTGTTGGGACTGACCTGAAATGAACAATAAACTTATATTAGATACCAGAAACGTTAATTAAAGAGGCAAGTGCACGAGAAACATATCCATTTGTCTGGACAAATGGTGGATCTAAATTATACCTTGAAAGCCCCGATGCTGTAGTAGTCATGGCCCTCAGCCTTTACATTCTCATCTAAAATAATGTGCTCATCAGGCGCATCAGATCCTGTGGGCATCACGTCATGGACTGTAATAGGACCACAGGTAGGTACTAGACACCTACAATATTGCACATACTCCTTGCCAGTCAATGTCCTTTCGTAGTAGTAGTACTGCCCTTTGCGAAGAGGTGCATCTATATCATCTTCCTTAATTCTTCCTCTAATTTCAGCATATATTTCATCCTCGAGTTGCTTGACATCTAGAAGAGAGTTACCACTTACCAGGGTCAGCATATCAGGGTTGAAATAAAAGGGACAGAATCCTATATAATTCTTGAATGCATTTGGCCAAAGACCTCTACTAGCATTCGTCTGAAAAACAGACCTCTGGTACCAAGAAAGCATGAGCATACACTGTAGCTCTATAACAAGATAAGTAGTGGCGTTGCATATTCTTACAAGCATACGAATTCCAGTAGCAAACACATTAAACGTACCGTATCCAATTACTTTCAGTGAAACAGCAATAGCATAGATTTATTGACTGATTGATCCAGTGGCGTGAACACGCCAAATCCATCTAGGTAGGCATCTAGCATTAAGCACAGATCCTCCATTGATCGCACGCGCTCGCCAACAGATGGAATACATCGAGTGGTATGCAAAGGCACCGGGATGGTGTGCAGGAAAAGGATTGTACGAAAACAGCAAAAGGAGCAGACGGTACAATTCTAGTGGTCATTCACCGGACATGACGGAGGCGGTGTAGTCGTTCTCGGCGCGGAGGTGGGCGAGGACGTCGGGGTCGGAGCGGGAGTCGTCGCGGAGCCAGTAGTAGTTATCTACGCGGAGGTCGCCGTGGTCCACGAGCTCGCGCGGCACCTTGTTGGGCACCGGTGGCGCCGCCATCGCGGAGGAGGGGGTGGCGGAACGGGCCCCCCCGGAGGATAGGAgagcgaggaggaggacacGGCGGCGCGAGAGCGTGGATGGGATGGGGCTAGGGAGAAGCAGAAGAGGGAGGCGGGGGAACGAGCCGACGAGCCGGAGCATCGCCGCCGCTCCGGGAGAAGCAGAAGCGGCTGAGCTTGTTTGGTTACGTGGGCCAGGCCTGCCtaataaaaaattcttattCCACACCTATATTGCAGATCTACAACCATAAATAATTTGATTTTCACTACTCcaatttttaaggtgtgtttATTTGCCCGAACGTCCTCAGTCTGATTTGTACGGCTCGTACAGGCTGAGTTGAGATAGATTAGGGAGATATAGTAGGATCTGTTTAGTTGGCTGTATGTGTTCAGTCTggctgagaagagattgtgtttatTTGCCTGTATAAGTATATATTGTataagattgaaataaaaaaataagggttaacataatat from Phragmites australis chromosome 8, lpPhrAust1.1, whole genome shotgun sequence includes:
- the LOC133927464 gene encoding uncharacterized protein LOC133927464 isoform X1, translating into MLRLVGSFPRLPLLLLPSPIPSTLSRRRVLLLALLSSGGARSATPSSAMAAPPVPNKVPRELVDHGDLRVDNYYWLRDDSRSDPDVLAHLRAENDYTASVMSDVKQLEDEIYAEIRGRIKEDDIDAPLRKGQYYYYERTLTGKEYVQYCRCLVPTCGPITVHDVMPTGSDAPDEHIILDENVKAEGHDYYSIGAFKVSPNNKLVAYAEDTKGDEIYTVHVMDAGSGESVGQPLKGITSSIEWAGDDHLVYITMDNILRPDKVWLHKLGSDQSSDTCLYLEKDDTFSLGLQASESKQYLFVESGSKNTSFIYCLDTSKQNKDLVVLTPRVYGIDTTASHRGNHFFIKRRSDKIYNSELVACPLDNVAETTVLLPHRESVKIQDFQLFENHIAVYERENGLPKVTVYQLPAIGESIGQLQDGRTIDFIDPTYAVDPEESQFHSSVLRFHYSSMRTPPSVFDYDMDSGVSVLKKIDTVLGGFDASNYVTERKWAVAADGTQIPMSILYRKDLVKLDGSDPMLLYGYGSYEICIDPSFRGSRFSLVDRGFIYVIAHIRGGGEMGRKWYEDGKLLKKKNTFTDFIACAEHLIKNKYCSKEKLCINGRSAGGLLMGAVLNMRPDLFRAAVSGVPFVDVVTTMLDPTIPLTTAEWEEWGDPRKEEYYYYMKSYSPVDNVTAQEYPNILVTAGLNDPRVMYSEPAKYVAKLRELKTDDNLVLLKCELGAGHFSKSGRFEKLQEDAFTYAFILKALGMTPQQTVKPLLMK
- the LOC133927464 gene encoding uncharacterized protein LOC133927464 isoform X2; translated protein: MLRLVGSFPRLPLLLLPSPIPSTLSRRRVLLLALLSSGGARSATPSSAMAAPPVPNKVPRELVDHGDLRVDNYYWLRDDSRSDPDVLAHLRAENDYTASVMSDVKQLEDEIYAEIRGRIKEDDIDAPLRKGQYYYYERTLTGKEYVQYCRCLVPTCGPITVHDVMPTGSDAPDEHIILDENVKAEGHDYYSIGAFKVSPNNKLVAYAEDTKGDEIYTVHVMDAGSGESVGQPLKGITSSIEWAGDDHLVYITMDNILRPDKVWLHKLGSDQSSDTCLYLEKDDTFSLGLQASESKQYLFVESGSKNTSFIYCLDTSKQNKDLVVLTPRVYGIDTTASHRGNHFFIKRRSDKIYNSELVACPLDNVAETTVLLPHRESVKIQDFQLFENHIAVYERENGLPKVTVYQLPAIGESIGQLQDGRTIDFIDPTYAVDPEESQFHSSVLRFHYSSMRTPPSVFDYDMDSGVSVLKKIDTVLGGFDASNYVTERKWAVAADGTQIPMSILYRKDLVKLDGSDPMLLYGYGSYEICIDPSFRGSRFSLVDRGFIYVIAHIRGGGEMGRKWYEDGKLLKKKNTFTDFIACAEHLIKNKYCSKEKLCINGRSAGGLLMGAVLNMRPDLFRAAVSGVPFVDVVTTMLDPTIPLTTAEWEVTAQEYPNILVTAGLNDPRVMYSEPAKYVAKLRELKTDDNLVLLKCELGAGHFSKSGRFEKLQEDAFTYAFILKALGMTPQQTVKPLLMK
- the LOC133927464 gene encoding uncharacterized protein LOC133927464 isoform X3 is translated as MPTGSDAPDEHIILDENVKAEGHDYYSIGAFKVSPNNKLVAYAEDTKGDEIYTVHVMDAGSGESVGQPLKGITSSIEWAGDDHLVYITMDNILRPDKVWLHKLGSDQSSDTCLYLEKDDTFSLGLQASESKQYLFVESGSKNTSFIYCLDTSKQNKDLVVLTPRVYGIDTTASHRGNHFFIKRRSDKIYNSELVACPLDNVAETTVLLPHRESVKIQDFQLFENHIAVYERENGLPKVTVYQLPAIGESIGQLQDGRTIDFIDPTYAVDPEESQFHSSVLRFHYSSMRTPPSVFDYDMDSGVSVLKKIDTVLGGFDASNYVTERKWAVAADGTQIPMSILYRKDLVKLDGSDPMLLYGYGSYEICIDPSFRGSRFSLVDRGFIYVIAHIRGGGEMGRKWYEDGKLLKKKNTFTDFIACAEHLIKNKYCSKEKLCINGRSAGGLLMGAVLNMRPDLFRAAVSGVPFVDVVTTMLDPTIPLTTAEWEEWGDPRKEEYYYYMKSYSPVDNVTAQEYPNILVTAGLNDPRVMYSEPAKYVAKLRELKTDDNLVLLKCELGAGHFSKSGRFEKLQEDAFTYAFILKALGMTPQQTVKPLLMK